Proteins encoded together in one Bactrocera neohumeralis isolate Rockhampton unplaced genomic scaffold, APGP_CSIRO_Bneo_wtdbg2-racon-allhic-juicebox.fasta_v2 cluster11, whole genome shotgun sequence window:
- the LOC126766138 gene encoding 43 kDa receptor-associated protein of the synapse homolog isoform X2 — MHIYKHRIIMSWESISSKDLLSIPHSHNLSATHLLASPDGSRYLLENSNDLSQLDESYSRLAGCGSSPDVTSLWARHGISASHNSIINCFLVCQRSLKQYMARRKIERGLRLYEQHNQNAAVRIWRSALKTTDRREDCFQLLGYLYQAHMDWGKYREAIEFGHRQLGISEELDSPTMRAETYLNLARAHERLGGLERALSYARHSLYNECGTQCRTGGLVHLTVARVYLEMGGFSRALEGLQGAHKIATSISDPSLELQVYVTLSELFGRLQDNDKSATYASKAYDLSRSLQLGDLNSSHHRAALLRMAAALRKQGDLGDAYDYCMEATRLALISGDQATYTRSLRIMGDIYRKKVDMDLTFKRAFRQYEQAMGTSAALGDRMAQMEAMDGAARCLESLRIQQKICNCRPLEFNTRLLEVASSIGSKLLVRRIRSRLALIYRALGDEEQYIHMGIFTVTDATFVRF, encoded by the exons taaacacCGTATAATCATGTCATGGGAGAGCATATCTTCAAAGGATCTTCTCAG TATACCACACAGCCATAATTTATCAGCAACACATTTGCTTGCATCGCCGGATGGTTCACGCTACTTATTGGAAAACTCTAATG ATCTGAGTCAATTAGATGAAAGCTATTCACGACTAGCTGGTTGTGGGTCCAGCCCCGATGTCACATCGCTTTGGGCGCGGCATGGAATATCTGCCTCTCataattcaattataaattgttttttagtttGTCAACGTAGTTTAAAACAGTATATGGCACGACGAAAA ATTGAACGAGGTTTGCGCCTTTATGAACAACATAATCAAAATGCTGCGGTACGCATTTGGCGAAGCGCTTTAAAAACGACTGATCGCCGTGAAGATTGTTTTCAATTACTTGGTTATCTTTATCAGGCCCATATGGATTGGGGTAAATATCGTGAAGCGATAGAATTTGGACATCGGCAATTAGGAATATCTGAAGAGTTAGATTCACCTACAATGCGTGCGGAAACTTATCTAAACTTGGCGAGAGCACACGAGCGCCTCGGAGGTCTGGAACGTGCTCTCAGCTATGCACGCCATTCACTGTATAACGAATGTGGGACCCAATGTCGAACTGGAGGGCTTGTGCATTTGACAGTGGCACGCGTTTATTTGGAGATGGGAGGATTTTCGCGTGCACTTGAAGGGTTACAAGGGGCTCATAAGATAGCCACTTCTATAAGTGATCCATCGCTTGAGTTGCAGGTATATGTGACGCTGTCTGAGCTGTTCGGTCGTCTGCAGGATAATGATAAGAGCGCAACCTATGCATCTAAAGCTTATGATTTATCGCGTTCATTACAGCTAGGCGATCTCAATTCGTCACATCATCGCGCTGCATTGTTGCGGATGGCGGCTGCTCTCCGTAAACAAGGCGATCTGGGTGACGCGTATGACTATTGTATG GAAGCCACTCGCCTTGCGTTGATTTCTGGGGATCAAGCAACGTATACGCGAAGCTTACGAATAATGGGTGATATATATCGCAAGAAAGTGGACATGGAT ttgACCTTCAAGCGCGCTTTTCGGCAATACGAACAAGCTATGGGAACTTCAGCTGCACTAGGCGATCGCATGGCACAAATGGAAGCAATGGATGGGGCAGCGCGCTGTTTAGAATCATTGCGGATACagcaaaaaatttgtaattgccGGCCACTAGAATTTAATACGCGTTTGCTAGAGGTCGCAAGCTCCATTGGCTCCAAg CTTTTGGTGCGTAGAATACGGAGTCGTCTTGCACTTATCTATCGTGCTTTAGGCGATGAAgaacagtacatacatatgggcattttcacggtaacggacgcgacattCGTACGCTTTTAA
- the LOC126766138 gene encoding 43 kDa receptor-associated protein of the synapse homolog isoform X3, with the protein MSWESISSKDLLSIPHSHNLSATHLLASPDGSRYLLENSNDLSQLDESYSRLAGCGSSPDVTSLWARHGISASHNSIINCFLVCQRSLKQYMARRKIERGLRLYEQHNQNAAVRIWRSALKTTDRREDCFQLLGYLYQAHMDWGKYREAIEFGHRQLGISEELDSPTMRAETYLNLARAHERLGGLERALSYARHSLYNECGTQCRTGGLVHLTVARVYLEMGGFSRALEGLQGAHKIATSISDPSLELQVYVTLSELFGRLQDNDKSATYASKAYDLSRSLQLGDLNSSHHRAALLRMAAALRKQGDLGDAYDYCMEATRLALISGDQATYTRSLRIMGDIYRKKVDMDLTFKRAFRQYEQAMGTSAALGDRMAQMEAMDGAARCLESLRIQQKICNCRPLEFNTRLLEVASSIGSKLLVRRIRSRLALIYRALGDEEQYIHMGIFTVTDATFVRF; encoded by the exons ATGTCATGGGAGAGCATATCTTCAAAGGATCTTCTCAG TATACCACACAGCCATAATTTATCAGCAACACATTTGCTTGCATCGCCGGATGGTTCACGCTACTTATTGGAAAACTCTAATG ATCTGAGTCAATTAGATGAAAGCTATTCACGACTAGCTGGTTGTGGGTCCAGCCCCGATGTCACATCGCTTTGGGCGCGGCATGGAATATCTGCCTCTCataattcaattataaattgttttttagtttGTCAACGTAGTTTAAAACAGTATATGGCACGACGAAAA ATTGAACGAGGTTTGCGCCTTTATGAACAACATAATCAAAATGCTGCGGTACGCATTTGGCGAAGCGCTTTAAAAACGACTGATCGCCGTGAAGATTGTTTTCAATTACTTGGTTATCTTTATCAGGCCCATATGGATTGGGGTAAATATCGTGAAGCGATAGAATTTGGACATCGGCAATTAGGAATATCTGAAGAGTTAGATTCACCTACAATGCGTGCGGAAACTTATCTAAACTTGGCGAGAGCACACGAGCGCCTCGGAGGTCTGGAACGTGCTCTCAGCTATGCACGCCATTCACTGTATAACGAATGTGGGACCCAATGTCGAACTGGAGGGCTTGTGCATTTGACAGTGGCACGCGTTTATTTGGAGATGGGAGGATTTTCGCGTGCACTTGAAGGGTTACAAGGGGCTCATAAGATAGCCACTTCTATAAGTGATCCATCGCTTGAGTTGCAGGTATATGTGACGCTGTCTGAGCTGTTCGGTCGTCTGCAGGATAATGATAAGAGCGCAACCTATGCATCTAAAGCTTATGATTTATCGCGTTCATTACAGCTAGGCGATCTCAATTCGTCACATCATCGCGCTGCATTGTTGCGGATGGCGGCTGCTCTCCGTAAACAAGGCGATCTGGGTGACGCGTATGACTATTGTATG GAAGCCACTCGCCTTGCGTTGATTTCTGGGGATCAAGCAACGTATACGCGAAGCTTACGAATAATGGGTGATATATATCGCAAGAAAGTGGACATGGAT ttgACCTTCAAGCGCGCTTTTCGGCAATACGAACAAGCTATGGGAACTTCAGCTGCACTAGGCGATCGCATGGCACAAATGGAAGCAATGGATGGGGCAGCGCGCTGTTTAGAATCATTGCGGATACagcaaaaaatttgtaattgccGGCCACTAGAATTTAATACGCGTTTGCTAGAGGTCGCAAGCTCCATTGGCTCCAAg CTTTTGGTGCGTAGAATACGGAGTCGTCTTGCACTTATCTATCGTGCTTTAGGCGATGAAgaacagtacatacatatgggcattttcacggtaacggacgcgacattCGTACGCTTTTAA
- the LOC126766138 gene encoding 43 kDa receptor-associated protein of the synapse homolog isoform X1, giving the protein MSWESISSKDLLSIPHSHNLSATHLLASPDGSRYLLENSNDLSQLDESYSRLAGCGSSPDVTSLWARHGISASHNSIINCFLVCQRSLKQYMARRKIERGLRLYEQHNQNAAVRIWRSALKTTDRREDCFQLLGYLYQAHMDWGKYREAIEFGHRQLGISEELDSPTMRAETYLNLARAHERLGGLERALSYARHSLYNECGTQCRTGGLVHLTVARVYLEMGGFSRALEGLQGAHKIATSISDPSLELQVYVTLSELFGRLQDNDKSATYASKAYDLSRSLQLGDLNSSHHRAALLRMAAALRKQGDLGDAYDYCMEATRLALISGDQATYTRSLRIMGDIYRKKVDMDRAFRQYEQAMGTSAALGDRMAQMEAMDGAARCLESLRIQQKICNCRPLEFNTRLLEVASSIGSKLLVRRIRSRLALIYRALGDEEQYIHMGIFTVTDATFVRF; this is encoded by the exons ATGTCATGGGAGAGCATATCTTCAAAGGATCTTCTCAG TATACCACACAGCCATAATTTATCAGCAACACATTTGCTTGCATCGCCGGATGGTTCACGCTACTTATTGGAAAACTCTAATG ATCTGAGTCAATTAGATGAAAGCTATTCACGACTAGCTGGTTGTGGGTCCAGCCCCGATGTCACATCGCTTTGGGCGCGGCATGGAATATCTGCCTCTCataattcaattataaattgttttttagtttGTCAACGTAGTTTAAAACAGTATATGGCACGACGAAAA ATTGAACGAGGTTTGCGCCTTTATGAACAACATAATCAAAATGCTGCGGTACGCATTTGGCGAAGCGCTTTAAAAACGACTGATCGCCGTGAAGATTGTTTTCAATTACTTGGTTATCTTTATCAGGCCCATATGGATTGGGGTAAATATCGTGAAGCGATAGAATTTGGACATCGGCAATTAGGAATATCTGAAGAGTTAGATTCACCTACAATGCGTGCGGAAACTTATCTAAACTTGGCGAGAGCACACGAGCGCCTCGGAGGTCTGGAACGTGCTCTCAGCTATGCACGCCATTCACTGTATAACGAATGTGGGACCCAATGTCGAACTGGAGGGCTTGTGCATTTGACAGTGGCACGCGTTTATTTGGAGATGGGAGGATTTTCGCGTGCACTTGAAGGGTTACAAGGGGCTCATAAGATAGCCACTTCTATAAGTGATCCATCGCTTGAGTTGCAGGTATATGTGACGCTGTCTGAGCTGTTCGGTCGTCTGCAGGATAATGATAAGAGCGCAACCTATGCATCTAAAGCTTATGATTTATCGCGTTCATTACAGCTAGGCGATCTCAATTCGTCACATCATCGCGCTGCATTGTTGCGGATGGCGGCTGCTCTCCGTAAACAAGGCGATCTGGGTGACGCGTATGACTATTGTATG GAAGCCACTCGCCTTGCGTTGATTTCTGGGGATCAAGCAACGTATACGCGAAGCTTACGAATAATGGGTGATATATATCGCAAGAAAGTGGACATGGAT CGCGCTTTTCGGCAATACGAACAAGCTATGGGAACTTCAGCTGCACTAGGCGATCGCATGGCACAAATGGAAGCAATGGATGGGGCAGCGCGCTGTTTAGAATCATTGCGGATACagcaaaaaatttgtaattgccGGCCACTAGAATTTAATACGCGTTTGCTAGAGGTCGCAAGCTCCATTGGCTCCAAg CTTTTGGTGCGTAGAATACGGAGTCGTCTTGCACTTATCTATCGTGCTTTAGGCGATGAAgaacagtacatacatatgggcattttcacggtaacggacgcgacattCGTACGCTTTTAA